The sequence below is a genomic window from Halosolutus gelatinilyticus.
CGACGCGAGCACTCGATCCACGGTTAGGAACCTCGACCGGCCTGAGCGGACGTTGGGAATCGAGAAGACTGTGGCCGTCGAGCGACGAGGATTTCCCCTGCTCCGCAGAGCACACGGTTCCGGACGGCACAGTCGATCGCCAGTTCGGAACCGTTCGGTGCCCGCCCGAACAGGAGATCGGGCGGCCGCCGATCGTCCGATCACACCGTCGGATCGTGCACTAACAGTGAACTCGGCAAACTAATTACAGACATACGGGTGTAATTTCTCGGCGCCGTTTTGTGCACTAACGGTGAACACCGGCCGATTCACTCATTATTTTTTACTATAGGTGCGGGCGCGGCGTCCGTACGCTACCCGCGAACTCGGAACGCAACGGCAGCAAGTGCTCTCGTTCGACTCTCGAAGCGGAGTGAAGCCAGTCGTCGGTCGCTCGAAACTGAGGATCCGCGTAACCGAAGCACATTTCACGAGGGCCGCGAGGCGCCCATTGATCGAAGGCTCGGTCCCGCGGCCGAAATATCCGTTTACTCTCTCGATCGCGGGATATCGTTCCGCAGCTGTATTTCGCGGGCGAGGACGGCGGATTCCGTCTCGTCGCGATAGTACGGGCGGATGGTGAGTCCGAACGAGGCCGGTTCGGGCATCACCCGATGTTCGGGAAGCGGTTTGACCGGCGTCCCCCCGACGCCCGAGACGGCGACGTCGACGAACAGTCTCGTTCCGTCCGCCGCGACGAGGTCCGAGAGGCTGGCGGCTTCAGCGAGGTTCTCGTACCGATCCAGTCGGACGTTGAGGGGGCGGTCTCCGACGACCGCGAACCCCGCGGTCGGGCCGGTCAAACTCGCCCAGCGAACGTCCGTTTTGTTCCCGTTATCCGACGGGAGACGGTACGGAACGAATTGGTCGTCGACGCTACCGGCGTACCGCCCGATCGCGCTGCCGGTCTTTCGGTCGGGATAGGTCTCCTCGGGACCGCGACCGAACCACTCGAAATCGGTCGCCGACGGTGGGACGTCGAACTGCACGCCGAGTCTCGGCAGCCACGACGACAGGGAGTCACGCAGCGCCGAGGTTGGCGCCACGTCGATCGTCACTACGACGGTTCCGGTTCCGTCCACGTCGTAGTCGTAGTCGACCTCGAACAGCCCGATTCCGTCGGGGTTGCGGGCGATCGTCGCCACGGACAGGTGCGCGGTTCCGTCGGCCGTCCTCCCCACGGCGTGTTCGACGACCGTCTGTTCGAGGTCGTGCAGTCCGAGCGACAGCCACTCCGACTCGTTGTCGTACCCCCACTCGGTATCGCTATCGACGACCCCCTCGTTGGGGACCGTCGCCCGGAACGCGCCGAACAGCGGCCCGTCCCGTGCGACGACCGCGTCCCCGTATCGGAACTCGCGGAAACAGCCCCGCTCCAGATCGAAGCGATAGCGGAACCGATCGCCGGCGACGGTCACCGCCGTCTCGCTCTCCTTGATGGTAACGTGACCGCCGTCGGCCGTCGGGATCGACGACGGCTCCGGAAGTTCGATCGGCACGGCGAACTGCTCGAATCCGATTTCGTGGCCCGCCGCCGCCCAGTCGGTCTCCTCGGGCAGGCGAACGCGGAGCGTCAAGTGGCACTCGGTGCCAGGAGGGAGCGTCGATCGGTCGAACGGGACGATCACTCCTCGCGTTCGCGATGGGGGGACGTCGAGGCGGAGCCGACCCGACTGGACGGGGTTCCCGTCGACGGTCAGCTCCCACGTCGTCTCGAACGCGGAGAGGTTCGTAACGGCGTGGTGGTTCGTAACCGCGAGTACGCCCTCCCGGATCGCGACGGCCTCGAAGGCGAACGGCTGCTGTGTCTTCTTCAACTGCCGGAGCTCGGGTTGCGGGGACAGATCCGAGAAGACGACGCCGTCGAGCAGGAAGGGGTCATCGTCGAACCACCACTCGTCCGCGTTCCCGTCGGGAACCACCTCCCCCGCGAGCGTCTGATTGGTCCACTCCCAGACGAACCCGCCTTGGAGGCCGTCGATCTCTCGAACCAGCTCCCAGAACGCGTCCTGCAGGCCGAGGCTGTTGCCCAGCGCGTGCGCGTATTCGCCCATGATCAACGGGCGGTCCTCGACCGCGCTGTGTTGGACGAGCGTGTGGGGGACCGGATACCGCGGCCCCGAGATGTCGGCGAACGGGGCCGTGCCGGTCATGTTCTCGTGGTACTCGTCGTAGGGTGCCGCGCCCGAGCCCTGGTGGTAGACGAACCGGGTGCCATCGCGCTCGCGGGCGTAGGCCGCCATCTCCCTGTGCGGCGCCCCTTCCCCGGCCTCGTTACTGGTGCTCCAGGCGAAGATCGACGCGAAGTTCTTGTGGTGTTCGACCATCCCCTCGAACCGCCGGACGAACGATCGATGGAAGGCGGGCGCTTCGTTGACGAAATTCATGTTGAAGTGCGTCTCGACGTTGGCTTCGTCGACGACGTACAGCCCCAGTTCGTCCGCGAGTTCGTACACCGGGAGGTCGTTCGGGTAGTGGGCGGTCCGAATGGCGTTGACGTTGTGTCGTTTCAGCATCCGCAGTTCCGTCAGGACGCGGTCGAACGGTACCGTTCGACCGGTCTCGGGATCGTGTTCGTGACGGTTGATCCCGCGAACGGTCATCGGCTCGCCGTTGACGAGCACCCGCCCGTCCTCGATTTCGAACTCCCTGAAGCCGACCCGCTCCGGGACGGCCTCGACGACCCGACCGTCGGCGCCCCGGAGTTCCAGCACCAGATCGTAGAGCGTCGGCCGTTCCGCGGACCAGGCGGCGGGCGAGGTGACGGTCGTTCGGAGCGTCACCTCGGCGTCGTCGGCCGGTACGGCGGTCGCTTCGAGCGTCGTCACTTCGGTTCCGCCCTCGTCGAAGAGCCGTCCGGCGATCGTCCATGGGTCGGTGCTCTCGACCGCGCCGCCGAGATCGGCCTCGACCGTCAGCGTCGCGTCCTCATATGCGTCGTCGAACGTCGTCTGGACGACGTAGTCCCGGAGGTGAACCGGCGGCTTCGAGTAGAGATAGACGCTGCGGAAGATACCGCTGAAACGGAGCATGTCCTGGGTCTCCAGGTAGCTTCCGTCCGAGAACCGAAACACCTGGACCGTGAGCGTGTGGGTGCCTCCGACGTCGAGAGCGTCGGTCACGTCGAACTCGGAGGGCGTCATCGACCCCTGGTCGTACCCGACGTACTCGCCGTCTATCCAGACGAAAAACGCGGATTTCACCCCCTCGAAGTGGAGGAACGTGCGTCGATCCTCGCCCCAGGTCGTCGGTACGTCGACGGTTCGACGGTACGTGCCGACCGGATTGAACTCCTCGGGCACGTTCGGCGGCTCCGGTTCCGACTCGACTTCGGGGATTCGCTCCCAGGTCAGCGCGTGGTTTCGGTAGATCGGCCGATCGTAGCCGTCGAGTTGCCACACGCCGGGAACGGAGATCGCGCCCCAATTCGCCGCGTCCTCGAGTCGATCGGGGAGCTCAGCCGGCCGCTCGGCCCAGCAGAACGACCACTCGCCGTTCAGGAGTCGAACGTACTTCGACTCGGCCCATCTCGACTCGGGTTCGGTCAGCCGATCGGCGGCGGCCATCGCTGCCGCGGTCGATTCGTACGGCACCGTCGGGACGTGCGGCGGTTCGGTGTTTTCCGTAAGATTTGTCGGATTTTCTATATATTCTGCTAATCCGGCTAGTTGCGCTGGCTCTCGTGACACGGCTTTTCACCTCATATCTCCTGTTATGATATAAAAATGGGCCGGCTTAGGGTTCGAATCGAAACCGTTCACGCAGTGCAGTACACAACTATACGACGCGGCCGCAACGTGATAACTC
It includes:
- a CDS encoding glycoside hydrolase family 2 TIM barrel-domain containing protein, with protein sequence MPYESTAAAMAAADRLTEPESRWAESKYVRLLNGEWSFCWAERPAELPDRLEDAANWGAISVPGVWQLDGYDRPIYRNHALTWERIPEVESEPEPPNVPEEFNPVGTYRRTVDVPTTWGEDRRTFLHFEGVKSAFFVWIDGEYVGYDQGSMTPSEFDVTDALDVGGTHTLTVQVFRFSDGSYLETQDMLRFSGIFRSVYLYSKPPVHLRDYVVQTTFDDAYEDATLTVEADLGGAVESTDPWTIAGRLFDEGGTEVTTLEATAVPADDAEVTLRTTVTSPAAWSAERPTLYDLVLELRGADGRVVEAVPERVGFREFEIEDGRVLVNGEPMTVRGINRHEHDPETGRTVPFDRVLTELRMLKRHNVNAIRTAHYPNDLPVYELADELGLYVVDEANVETHFNMNFVNEAPAFHRSFVRRFEGMVEHHKNFASIFAWSTSNEAGEGAPHREMAAYARERDGTRFVYHQGSGAAPYDEYHENMTGTAPFADISGPRYPVPHTLVQHSAVEDRPLIMGEYAHALGNSLGLQDAFWELVREIDGLQGGFVWEWTNQTLAGEVVPDGNADEWWFDDDPFLLDGVVFSDLSPQPELRQLKKTQQPFAFEAVAIREGVLAVTNHHAVTNLSAFETTWELTVDGNPVQSGRLRLDVPPSRTRGVIVPFDRSTLPPGTECHLTLRVRLPEETDWAAAGHEIGFEQFAVPIELPEPSSIPTADGGHVTIKESETAVTVAGDRFRYRFDLERGCFREFRYGDAVVARDGPLFGAFRATVPNEGVVDSDTEWGYDNESEWLSLGLHDLEQTVVEHAVGRTADGTAHLSVATIARNPDGIGLFEVDYDYDVDGTGTVVVTIDVAPTSALRDSLSSWLPRLGVQFDVPPSATDFEWFGRGPEETYPDRKTGSAIGRYAGSVDDQFVPYRLPSDNGNKTDVRWASLTGPTAGFAVVGDRPLNVRLDRYENLAEAASLSDLVAADGTRLFVDVAVSGVGGTPVKPLPEHRVMPEPASFGLTIRPYYRDETESAVLAREIQLRNDIPRSRE